A genomic window from Tolypothrix sp. PCC 7910 includes:
- a CDS encoding tetratricopeptide repeat protein, translated as MRKNFGLMSLVVVCSLWGMPKAAHAQALLPHTLQLDASKLEKQGLSLAQEAAQLSQFQQFDLALPRARLASQLAPKNDKVWFLLGGLHLQNKEFDAALAALKKAQTLNPKNADVLFAMGSANFQQKKYQLAVANYQAGLKLKPKDADALFDLGNAYYMMGRLPDAIAQYNKAVSFDQKFWPAINNTGLIQYEQGDTQNAIKQWQRAVSLDKQAAEPLLALAVALYTKGDRQQGLAMGEAALRIDQRYGDLDFLKQNLWGERLLSDTKKFLELPRIQAALQQRESPLNSSQEPQ; from the coding sequence GTGCGTAAAAATTTTGGATTAATGTCTCTTGTTGTTGTCTGTAGTTTGTGGGGTATGCCAAAAGCAGCACACGCACAGGCACTACTACCTCATACACTGCAACTAGATGCCAGCAAATTGGAAAAACAAGGTTTGAGTTTGGCACAAGAAGCGGCACAACTGAGTCAGTTTCAACAGTTTGATTTGGCTTTGCCACGAGCTCGTTTGGCTAGTCAACTAGCTCCAAAAAATGATAAAGTTTGGTTTCTATTGGGTGGGTTGCATCTGCAAAACAAAGAGTTTGACGCTGCACTCGCAGCCCTGAAAAAGGCTCAAACTCTCAATCCCAAAAATGCCGACGTTTTATTTGCAATGGGTTCGGCTAATTTTCAGCAGAAAAAATATCAGTTAGCTGTTGCTAATTACCAAGCTGGTTTGAAGCTAAAACCTAAAGATGCAGACGCTTTGTTTGATTTGGGTAATGCTTATTACATGATGGGTCGCTTACCTGATGCGATCGCCCAATATAATAAAGCGGTTTCCTTCGATCAGAAATTCTGGCCAGCAATTAACAACACTGGCTTAATTCAATACGAACAAGGTGATACCCAAAATGCTATTAAACAATGGCAAAGGGCTGTATCTTTAGATAAACAAGCCGCAGAACCTTTACTAGCGCTAGCAGTAGCTCTATATACTAAAGGCGATCGCCAACAAGGTTTGGCAATGGGAGAAGCTGCACTCCGCATTGACCAACGCTATGGTGATTTGGATTTCCTCAAGCAAAATCTTTGGGGTGAACGTCTACTATCTGATACCAAAAAGTTCCTCGAATTACCGAGGATTCAAGCAGCCCTCCAGCAGCGGGAAAGCCCATTAAATTCCAGCCAAGAACCGCAATAG
- a CDS encoding chlorophyll a/b-binding protein → MTNATKTLSAPVVEDRNSWRWGFTPQAEIWNGRLAMIGFLAAALIELFSGKGFLHFWGIL, encoded by the coding sequence ATGACAAACGCAACCAAGACCCTATCTGCGCCTGTAGTTGAAGATCGCAATTCTTGGCGTTGGGGCTTTACCCCGCAAGCAGAAATTTGGAACGGCCGTTTAGCAATGATTGGCTTTTTAGCAGCAGCTTTAATTGAGCTTTTCTCTGGTAAAGGCTTTCTCCACTTCTGGGGTATTCTCTAA
- the miaA gene encoding tRNA (adenosine(37)-N6)-dimethylallyltransferase MiaA, whose amino-acid sequence MTKLVVICGATATGKSGLGLALARGLETVILSADSRQVYREFNIGTAKPTVAEQKLVPHYLIDICTPTNTMTVADYQEQAQALITSVASSPLLLVGGTGLYIRSIVQGMKIPRVAPQLQLRSQLTELGQNQLYAMLQQVDPIAAQKIHPHDPVRTLRALEVYYVTGIPISDLQEENPPNYPILQIGLDCATDELCLRIHKRTEQMIADGLVAEVDYICQKYGADLPLLNTLGYQEIKQYLAGEISLEEAQELIVLHTRQFAKRQRTWFRGYPQIEWFGANDPDLFAKVLRRVEEFMDK is encoded by the coding sequence ATGACTAAATTAGTTGTAATTTGTGGAGCAACGGCGACGGGGAAGTCGGGTTTGGGTTTAGCTTTAGCTAGGGGACTGGAGACTGTGATTCTCAGTGCTGATTCTCGCCAAGTTTATCGCGAGTTTAATATTGGTACAGCTAAACCGACAGTAGCGGAACAAAAATTGGTACCGCACTATTTAATAGATATCTGCACGCCGACAAACACGATGACGGTAGCAGATTACCAAGAACAAGCACAAGCTTTAATTACTTCTGTGGCTAGTTCTCCTCTGTTATTGGTTGGAGGCACTGGTTTATACATACGTTCTATTGTTCAAGGCATGAAAATTCCGCGAGTGGCACCGCAATTGCAACTGCGATCTCAACTCACAGAACTTGGTCAAAATCAACTTTACGCTATGTTGCAACAAGTTGATCCTATTGCTGCTCAAAAAATTCATCCCCATGACCCTGTACGGACTTTAAGGGCTTTAGAAGTATATTATGTGACGGGAATCCCTATTTCTGACCTACAAGAGGAGAATCCGCCAAATTACCCAATTTTACAAATTGGCTTAGATTGTGCTACTGACGAGTTATGCTTACGCATTCACAAGCGTACTGAGCAGATGATTGCCGATGGATTAGTGGCTGAGGTCGATTATATTTGTCAGAAATATGGTGCTGATTTACCTTTGTTAAACACTTTAGGATATCAAGAAATTAAGCAATATTTAGCTGGGGAAATTTCCTTAGAGGAAGCTCAGGAATTAATAGTTTTACATACACGGCAATTTGCCAAGCGACAACGTACTTGGTTTCGAGGATATCCCCAAATTGAATGGTTTGGTGCCAACGATCCTGATTTATTCGCTAAAGTTTTGCGGCGTGTGGAGGAGTTTATGGACAAATGA
- a CDS encoding response regulator: protein MKTVLIVEDDLINARVFSKILTKRGGLDVKHTENVEEVIKIAQSGDADLILMDVSLSRSVYQGKSVDGIKITQMLKSDPQTANLPVILVTAHAMEGDRENFLKQSGADGYISKPVVDHQLFVDQILALLPKD from the coding sequence ATGAAAACTGTTTTGATTGTAGAAGACGATCTCATTAATGCTCGCGTTTTTTCCAAAATTTTGACCAAGCGCGGGGGCTTAGATGTTAAGCATACAGAAAATGTGGAAGAGGTAATAAAAATTGCCCAATCTGGAGATGCAGACCTGATTTTAATGGATGTTTCTTTGTCTCGGAGTGTTTACCAGGGCAAGTCTGTTGATGGTATCAAGATTACACAAATGTTAAAATCCGATCCGCAAACAGCAAACTTACCTGTGATTCTGGTGACTGCTCACGCTATGGAAGGCGATCGCGAGAACTTCTTGAAACAAAGCGGCGCTGATGGCTACATTTCTAAGCCTGTTGTTGACCATCAACTTTTTGTTGATCAGATCCTGGCACTTCTACCCAAAGACTAG
- the gyrA gene encoding DNA topoisomerase (ATP-hydrolyzing) subunit A has protein sequence MAKQLNLLSTGQVITTALHTEMQRSYLEYAMSVIVGRALPDVRDGLKPVHRRILYAMHELGLTPDRPYRKCARVVGDVLGKYHPHGDQSVYDALVRLVQDFSSRYPLLAGHGNFGSVDNDPPAAMRYTETRLAAIGHEGMLTEIGDETVEFIGNFDNSQQEPTVLPAQLPFLLLNGCSGIAVGMATNIPPHNLGEIVDGLIALIDSPDLSDDKLFELIPGPDFPTGGEIIGSTGIREAYTTGKGGIVLRGVAQLEEIAPVRGSKRRTAIIITELPYQVNKAAWIEKVAELVNQGRLQGISDIRDESDREGMRVVIELKRDINPQEILQHLYHQTALQTNFGAILLALVDGQPRQLSLRQLLLEFLSFREQTLSRRYSYELGKAESRLHLVEGLLLALSNVDTVIEILRQAPDGSTAKITLCSQLNLSEVQADAILAMPLRRLTSLEQQNLQQEFEQLTQQINLLRILLSDRKELLKALKKDLRSLKRKYSDPRRTKLVNLSAEEIKKQGETQKRTGDRDAENLKVSSENLKSEVPAEEAILEFTHRGYVRRISVNGKKPKTENGLNDNDFIIQTESTDTDKELLVLTSGAKVYPVRVGDIPAVTGRSPKGTPLITLLSNTAQGNQEAVINRLFLPENVANTQMILLTKQGRIKRLSLEELTNLTRRVTILKLKDDDELLYSQFITTGKHLIVASSSGRLLRFAVNDEQLPIMGRAAMGLQALRMLRQQQMVGCGVVSGQEELLLVTQEGYAKRLTANQLKAANRGDLGTQALKFTNKTDNLAAMLVAIASSEIALLTNKERLVRLPLETVPFADRDSKGECILQLNRDEKIISVVEVR, from the coding sequence ATGGCAAAACAGTTAAACCTTCTCTCCACGGGACAGGTAATCACAACAGCCCTGCACACAGAGATGCAACGGTCTTACCTCGAATATGCCATGAGCGTAATTGTCGGGAGAGCGTTGCCAGATGTGCGTGATGGCTTAAAGCCAGTACATCGCCGGATTTTGTATGCGATGCACGAACTGGGTTTGACACCAGATAGACCATATCGGAAATGTGCTCGTGTGGTGGGGGATGTGCTTGGTAAATACCATCCCCACGGTGACCAATCTGTTTATGATGCTTTAGTTAGGCTAGTGCAGGATTTTTCCAGCCGCTATCCCTTACTAGCCGGACATGGTAACTTTGGCAGCGTTGACAACGACCCGCCAGCAGCGATGCGTTATACAGAAACACGCCTCGCAGCCATTGGCCATGAGGGAATGCTGACGGAAATTGGCGATGAAACTGTGGAATTTATCGGCAATTTCGATAATTCTCAACAAGAACCCACAGTATTACCAGCACAGTTACCATTCCTATTACTTAACGGCTGCTCTGGAATTGCGGTGGGGATGGCGACGAATATTCCACCACACAATTTAGGAGAAATAGTTGATGGATTAATCGCCTTAATCGACAGCCCAGATTTATCGGATGACAAATTATTTGAGTTAATTCCAGGGCCAGACTTTCCCACAGGCGGAGAAATTATTGGTTCAACCGGAATTCGGGAAGCCTACACCACAGGTAAAGGTGGGATTGTGTTGCGGGGTGTGGCGCAGCTAGAAGAAATCGCACCCGTAAGAGGAAGCAAGCGACGCACAGCAATTATCATCACAGAACTGCCCTATCAAGTAAATAAAGCCGCCTGGATTGAAAAAGTAGCAGAATTGGTAAATCAAGGGCGCTTGCAAGGCATTTCTGATATTCGCGACGAGAGCGATCGCGAAGGTATGCGCGTAGTAATTGAACTCAAACGCGATATTAATCCCCAAGAAATCCTCCAGCATTTGTATCACCAAACTGCATTACAAACCAATTTTGGGGCGATTCTCTTAGCTTTAGTAGACGGACAACCTCGCCAGTTAAGCTTGCGTCAGTTGTTGCTGGAATTTTTAAGTTTCCGTGAGCAGACACTCTCCCGCCGCTATAGCTATGAGTTGGGGAAAGCTGAAAGTCGGTTGCATTTAGTGGAAGGTTTACTCTTAGCTTTATCAAATGTTGATACGGTAATTGAAATTTTGCGCCAAGCTCCCGACGGTAGCACCGCGAAAATTACTCTATGTAGTCAACTAAATTTAAGCGAAGTCCAAGCAGATGCAATCTTAGCAATGCCATTGCGTCGCTTAACAAGTTTAGAACAGCAGAATTTACAACAGGAGTTTGAGCAACTCACACAACAAATAAATTTATTACGCATCTTACTCAGCGATCGCAAAGAATTACTCAAGGCGTTGAAAAAAGATTTGCGATCGCTCAAGCGTAAATACAGCGATCCTCGTCGAACTAAGCTAGTCAACTTGAGTGCTGAGGAAATCAAAAAACAAGGAGAAACTCAGAAAAGAACAGGCGATCGCGACGCTGAAAATCTCAAAGTTAGCTCGGAAAATCTCAAATCAGAAGTCCCCGCAGAAGAAGCAATTTTAGAGTTTACTCACCGGGGATATGTCCGCCGGATTTCAGTTAACGGTAAAAAACCGAAAACCGAAAATGGCCTCAATGATAACGACTTTATTATCCAAACTGAGTCAACTGATACGGATAAAGAGTTATTGGTACTCACTAGCGGTGCAAAAGTTTATCCGGTAAGAGTTGGCGATATCCCTGCAGTGACAGGGCGTTCTCCCAAGGGTACACCACTGATTACCCTGCTCTCGAATACGGCTCAAGGTAATCAAGAAGCCGTGATCAATCGCTTGTTTTTACCAGAAAATGTAGCCAATACTCAGATGATTCTCCTGACAAAGCAGGGTCGAATTAAGCGCCTTTCTTTAGAAGAATTAACCAACCTCACTCGTCGGGTAACAATTTTAAAACTCAAAGATGATGATGAATTGTTATATAGCCAATTCATTACTACAGGTAAACATCTGATTGTTGCTAGTTCCAGCGGACGGCTGTTGCGATTTGCTGTAAATGATGAACAACTGCCCATTATGGGACGTGCTGCTATGGGATTACAAGCATTACGCATGTTAAGACAACAGCAAATGGTGGGCTGTGGTGTTGTGAGTGGACAAGAAGAGTTATTGCTAGTTACTCAAGAAGGTTATGCCAAGCGCCTAACTGCTAACCAATTAAAAGCTGCTAATCGTGGTGATTTAGGCACGCAAGCGCTGAAATTCACTAACAAAACCGACAACTTAGCCGCAATGTTGGTGGCGATCGCCTCTTCTGAGATAGCTTTACTCACAAATAAAGAACGATTAGTGCGACTACCTCTAGAAACAGTACCTTTTGCCGATAGAGATAGCAAAGGCGAATGCATCCTCCAACTCAACCGCGATGAGAAAATTATCAGCGTTGTAGAAGTACGTTAG
- a CDS encoding NACHT domain-containing protein gives MTRRSLQASAKGISKAEAALIRNSLTQQGLAGELGISRQPVTKFFQGKPVDRYIFVTICEKLNLNWEDIIISSSFPEVEQPASVSQMQSLVQIVREKVHDSIQRRCGVMRVLDMEQPRRLDTIYTQVNIWQRVSGRRRLDIAEISRNFEPGKYNCFNLGSLQQPRRPALEAVETHDKLIILGNPGTGKTIFLKWLAIQCNLGEYKGDRVPIFIHLKDFAEAREQPNLLEYITEQFEECGVAVPNAVLNLLTEGLAFVLLDGLDEIQDADFERVVRDIHRFTTRFYTNRFVITCRVAARKYIFEQFTEVEIADFDEQQMTEFVSKWFREEAPIKAQYVLHKLQENQSLEELATNPLLLTFLCSFFAEVADFDQAQIYQEALNILIKEWDEQRYIQRDGGNKQISSQLIEELLSEIAQNTWDRREYFFKQEAIVQMISEYIQNLSDAKRNINVVEIDSAALLKYIQVQNGLLVERAKRIYSFSHITFQQFLAGKNRRYF, from the coding sequence ATGACTAGGCGATCGCTCCAAGCATCGGCTAAGGGAATTAGTAAGGCCGAAGCTGCGCTAATCCGTAATTCCTTGACACAGCAGGGGTTAGCGGGAGAACTAGGAATTAGCCGCCAGCCAGTTACCAAGTTTTTTCAAGGTAAACCAGTTGATCGCTATATCTTCGTGACAATTTGCGAAAAGCTGAATCTCAATTGGGAAGACATTATCATCTCCTCATCCTTCCCGGAGGTAGAACAGCCAGCCAGCGTTAGTCAGATGCAAAGTTTGGTGCAGATTGTCCGCGAAAAAGTCCACGACAGTATTCAAAGGCGTTGTGGTGTGATGCGGGTGCTAGATATGGAACAGCCCAGAAGGTTGGATACTATCTACACTCAAGTCAATATTTGGCAACGAGTGAGTGGACGAAGGCGGCTGGATATTGCGGAGATATCGCGGAATTTTGAGCCAGGGAAGTATAACTGCTTTAACTTAGGTAGTTTACAACAACCCCGCCGACCTGCCTTAGAAGCCGTAGAAACCCACGATAAATTGATAATTTTAGGTAACCCAGGGACAGGCAAAACCATATTTTTAAAATGGTTAGCCATTCAGTGTAACTTAGGCGAGTATAAAGGCGATCGCGTCCCGATTTTTATTCATCTCAAAGACTTTGCAGAGGCGAGGGAGCAACCAAACTTATTAGAGTACATCACAGAACAGTTTGAAGAATGCGGCGTTGCTGTACCCAATGCAGTACTCAATCTTTTAACTGAGGGTTTAGCATTCGTTTTATTGGATGGGTTAGATGAAATTCAGGATGCAGATTTTGAACGAGTTGTAAGAGATATTCACAGGTTTACAACCAGATTTTATACTAATCGCTTTGTGATTACTTGTAGGGTAGCAGCACGCAAATATATTTTTGAGCAGTTTACAGAAGTAGAAATTGCCGATTTTGATGAGCAGCAGATGACTGAGTTTGTTAGCAAGTGGTTTCGGGAAGAAGCACCCATAAAAGCACAATATGTTTTACACAAGCTGCAAGAAAATCAATCTCTGGAAGAGTTGGCAACTAATCCTTTATTGCTCACATTTTTATGTTCATTTTTTGCAGAAGTTGCAGATTTTGATCAAGCACAAATTTATCAAGAAGCATTGAATATATTAATTAAAGAATGGGATGAGCAACGTTATATTCAACGAGATGGAGGTAATAAGCAAATTTCTTCACAGCTAATCGAAGAATTATTAAGTGAAATTGCCCAAAATACTTGGGACAGAAGAGAGTATTTTTTTAAACAAGAAGCGATTGTACAGATGATTAGCGAATATATTCAGAACTTATCTGATGCTAAAAGAAACATCAATGTAGTGGAAATCGATAGCGCAGCGCTTCTCAAGTATATTCAAGTTCAAAATGGGTTATTAGTAGAGAGAGCAAAAAGGATTTACTCTTTTTCTCATATTACATTTCAGCAATTTTTGGCTGGTAAAAACAGAAGATACTTTTGA
- a CDS encoding RES family NAD+ phosphorylase, with translation MVKLIVPPPSFGRPTPKFHILKKGTEFFRIFRTDFGTTALTFREWGPLFRFDHHRGNFPSLSYEPLDYQPANDQERGIYYIAPKLSSCLVEVFGDIGCIEITDQLIAIVTATRDLKLLDLRGNGAMRAGANEATLAKTEKRGLSQAWSRYFYEQPEIYSQIHGLIYCNAHNNEDAIAIYERAEHFFSCNPGNVLPLKHELLRGPILKAAEENNLEVIPYW, from the coding sequence GTGGTCAAACTCATTGTCCCGCCACCTAGCTTTGGCAGGCCAACACCAAAATTTCATATTTTAAAGAAGGGAACGGAATTTTTTCGGATTTTCCGCACAGACTTTGGCACGACTGCGCTGACTTTTCGGGAGTGGGGGCCACTTTTTCGCTTCGATCATCATCGCGGCAATTTTCCCAGTTTGTCCTACGAGCCATTGGACTACCAACCAGCCAATGACCAGGAACGCGGTATATACTACATTGCCCCAAAACTTTCGAGTTGTCTAGTGGAAGTTTTTGGTGATATTGGTTGTATTGAAATTACTGACCAGCTGATTGCGATTGTGACTGCGACAAGAGATTTAAAATTACTCGATTTGCGCGGAAACGGAGCCATGCGCGCTGGTGCAAATGAAGCTACTCTCGCCAAGACAGAAAAGCGTGGTCTTAGCCAAGCTTGGTCACGTTATTTTTATGAGCAGCCAGAAATTTATTCCCAAATTCACGGGTTAATTTATTGTAATGCCCATAATAACGAAGATGCGATCGCTATTTATGAGCGTGCAGAACATTTCTTTAGTTGTAATCCAGGCAATGTATTGCCGCTAAAACACGAGTTATTACGCGGGCCAATCTTAAAAGCAGCGGAAGAGAATAATTTAGAAGTAATTCCATATTGGTAA
- the gyrB gene encoding DNA topoisomerase (ATP-hydrolyzing) subunit B encodes MTSSYSADQIQVLEGLEAVRKRPGMYIGSTGPRGLHHLVYEVVDNSVDEALAGYCTHVEVDINADGSVTVTDDGRGIPTDIHPKTGKSALETVLTVLHAGGKFGGGGYKVSGGLHGVGISVVNALSEFVEVTVWRDKKVHLQRYERGIPASELQTKPYKEARTGTSVTFKPDTQIFTTGIEFDYITLAGRLRELAYLNAGVKITFTDNRLELLKSDTPKVETYEYKGGIKEYIAYMNREKQPLHEEIIYVQGERNNVQVEVALQWCTDAYTDNVLGFANNIRTVDGGTHLEGLKAVLTRTLNAIARKRNKIKENEPNLSGEHVREGLTAVISVKVPDPEFEGQTKTKLGNTEVRGIVDSLVGEVLTEYLEFHPGVADAVLDKAIQAFKAAEAARHARELVRRKSVLESSPLPGKLADCSSRDPSESEIYIVEGDSAGGSAKQGRDRRTQAILPLRGKILNIEKTDDSKIYKNNEVQALITALGLGVKGEEFDASQLRYHRIVIMTDADVDGAHIRTLLLTFFYRYQRALIEQGFIYIACPPLYKLERGRNHEYCYSDRELQQKIAAFPSNANYNIQRFKGLGEMMPEQLWTTTMNPETRKMKQVEIEDAAEADRIFTILMGDRVAPRREFIETYGSKLNLTDLDI; translated from the coding sequence ATGACGAGCAGTTACAGTGCCGATCAGATTCAAGTTCTGGAAGGTCTGGAAGCCGTCCGCAAACGACCAGGTATGTACATCGGTTCCACTGGCCCGCGGGGACTCCATCATTTAGTTTACGAGGTGGTGGATAACTCGGTTGACGAGGCTTTAGCTGGTTATTGCACTCATGTGGAAGTGGATATCAACGCTGATGGCTCTGTTACTGTAACAGATGATGGGCGGGGTATTCCTACTGATATTCACCCAAAAACCGGAAAATCAGCTTTGGAAACTGTGTTGACAGTGTTACACGCCGGGGGTAAATTTGGCGGTGGCGGCTATAAAGTTTCTGGAGGTTTGCACGGGGTAGGGATTTCTGTAGTTAATGCCTTGTCTGAGTTTGTTGAGGTGACAGTTTGGCGGGATAAAAAGGTTCATCTCCAGCGTTATGAACGAGGAATTCCAGCTTCTGAACTGCAAACTAAGCCTTACAAGGAAGCTAGAACCGGAACTTCTGTTACCTTCAAGCCTGATACTCAAATCTTCACTACAGGCATTGAGTTTGATTACATTACTTTAGCGGGCCGCTTGCGGGAGCTGGCTTATCTGAATGCAGGTGTTAAAATTACATTTACTGACAACCGCCTGGAATTACTCAAAAGCGATACTCCCAAGGTAGAAACCTACGAATATAAGGGCGGGATCAAAGAATATATTGCCTACATGAACCGCGAGAAGCAGCCTCTGCATGAAGAAATTATTTATGTGCAGGGTGAACGTAATAATGTTCAAGTAGAAGTAGCTTTACAGTGGTGTACTGATGCTTATACAGATAATGTTCTAGGGTTTGCTAATAATATTCGTACAGTTGATGGTGGTACCCATTTAGAAGGCTTAAAAGCGGTTCTGACACGCACTCTTAATGCGATCGCCCGCAAGCGGAACAAAATTAAAGAAAATGAACCTAACCTCAGTGGTGAACATGTCCGTGAAGGACTGACAGCCGTAATTTCTGTCAAAGTCCCCGATCCCGAATTTGAAGGACAAACCAAAACTAAACTGGGTAATACCGAAGTTCGTGGAATAGTTGACTCTCTAGTTGGGGAAGTTCTCACCGAATATCTAGAATTTCACCCTGGTGTCGCCGATGCAGTTTTAGATAAAGCGATCCAAGCCTTTAAAGCCGCCGAAGCCGCCCGTCATGCGCGGGAGTTAGTGCGACGCAAATCGGTGCTAGAATCCTCCCCGTTACCTGGTAAATTGGCAGATTGCAGTTCTCGCGATCCCAGCGAATCGGAAATTTATATTGTAGAAGGTGATTCTGCAGGTGGTAGTGCCAAACAAGGACGCGATCGCCGTACCCAAGCTATCCTTCCCCTCCGCGGTAAAATCCTCAATATTGAGAAAACTGACGACTCCAAAATTTATAAAAATAATGAAGTCCAAGCATTAATTACAGCACTAGGTTTAGGTGTCAAAGGTGAAGAATTTGACGCTTCACAATTGCGCTATCATCGCATAGTAATTATGACTGACGCTGACGTGGATGGAGCGCATATCCGTACACTGTTGTTAACATTTTTCTATCGGTATCAGCGAGCATTAATTGAACAGGGCTTCATTTATATTGCTTGTCCTCCGCTTTATAAATTAGAACGAGGACGCAATCATGAGTATTGCTATAGCGATCGCGAATTACAACAAAAGATTGCTGCCTTTCCTAGCAATGCCAACTACAATATCCAACGGTTTAAAGGGTTGGGGGAAATGATGCCAGAACAACTCTGGACAACGACAATGAACCCAGAAACCCGCAAAATGAAGCAAGTGGAAATTGAGGATGCTGCCGAAGCCGATCGCATTTTCACAATTTTAATGGGCGATCGCGTCGCACCCCGGCGAGAGTTTATCGAAACCTATGGTTCTAAACTGAATTTAACCGATCTAGATATCTAG
- the rpoD gene encoding RNA polymerase sigma factor RpoD gives MNQANNVLESIYQPDLEIMNQPELELEELLIEDEEDLLITDDGDIDDFLEPQSDEDDAKSGKAAKSRRRTQSKKKHYTEDSIRLYLQEIGRIRLLRADEEIELARKIADLLELERIRERLSEQLERDPRDSEWAEAVQLPLPAFRYRLHVGRRAKDKMVQSNLRLVVSIAKKYMNRGLSFQDLIQEGSLGLIRAAEKFDHEKGYKFSTYATWWIRQAITRAIADQSRTIRLPVHLYETISRIKKTTKLLSQEMGRKPTEEEIATRMEMTIEKLRFIAKSAQLPISLETPIGKEEDSRLGDFIESDGETPEDQVSKNLLREDLEKVLDSLSPRERDVLRLRYGLDDGRMKTLEEIGQIFNVTRERIRQIEAKALRKLRHPNRNSVLKEYIR, from the coding sequence ATGAACCAGGCTAACAACGTACTCGAAAGCATATATCAGCCTGACCTAGAAATAATGAATCAGCCTGAGCTCGAGTTAGAAGAACTCCTAATAGAAGATGAAGAGGACTTGCTGATAACTGATGATGGCGACATTGATGATTTTTTAGAGCCTCAGTCTGATGAGGACGACGCAAAGTCTGGAAAAGCCGCTAAATCGCGTCGTCGGACACAAAGCAAGAAAAAGCACTATACCGAAGATTCTATTCGCCTTTACTTGCAAGAAATTGGTCGAATTCGTCTGTTGCGGGCAGATGAAGAAATTGAATTGGCAAGGAAAATTGCCGATTTACTGGAATTAGAAAGGATACGGGAAAGGCTTTCAGAACAGTTGGAACGCGATCCTCGCGATAGCGAATGGGCAGAAGCTGTGCAACTACCATTGCCAGCATTTCGCTACCGCTTGCATGTTGGTCGCAGGGCAAAAGATAAGATGGTGCAATCTAACCTCCGCCTTGTAGTTTCAATTGCCAAGAAATACATGAATCGTGGCTTATCCTTCCAAGATTTGATTCAAGAAGGTAGCCTTGGCTTGATTCGCGCCGCAGAAAAATTTGACCACGAAAAAGGTTATAAGTTTTCTACCTACGCTACATGGTGGATTCGTCAAGCAATTACCAGAGCAATCGCCGATCAATCCCGCACTATCCGTCTTCCAGTTCACCTCTACGAAACCATCTCCCGCATCAAGAAAACCACTAAGCTGCTTTCTCAAGAAATGGGTCGCAAACCAACTGAAGAAGAAATTGCGACTCGGATGGAAATGACAATTGAGAAGCTACGGTTTATTGCTAAATCTGCCCAATTGCCTATTTCTTTAGAAACACCTATTGGGAAAGAAGAAGACTCCCGCCTAGGCGATTTTATTGAATCCGATGGCGAAACTCCAGAAGACCAAGTTTCTAAAAATCTTCTGAGAGAAGATTTAGAAAAAGTCCTCGACAGCCTCAGCCCCCGCGAAAGAGATGTTCTAAGATTACGTTACGGTTTGGATGATGGCCGCATGAAAACCTTAGAGGAAATTGGCCAAATTTTCAATGTGACTCGAGAACGCATTCGTCAAATTGAGGCGAAAGCACTCCGCAAGTTACGCCACCCAAATCGCAATAGTGTTCTTAAAGAATATATCCGGTAG